A portion of the Aricia agestis chromosome 1, ilAriAges1.1, whole genome shotgun sequence genome contains these proteins:
- the LOC121734047 gene encoding retinaldehyde-binding protein 1, with product MSSNDFRLERYVELSPESKEIAEKELRETPERVKEALEKLRELLKENTDLYFGDDDETLTIFLRPCKWYPESAIALMRRVAEFKRDNASLINGLLPEHEMTAFLEHKVVNVLKGRDHKGRRVLMVNVGGSWNTKKVNADQLFRLFYLIHEAAMLEPESQVRGTVVVMDFHDMGWSQTMALSPAFSKRLLTFIQDAMPLRLKEVHFVKQPRIFSVVWKMFSPFIREKLRARIFFHGSDMESFHKHMAPSHLPADYGGQLDAIDYSGAQWYPVINEILPHINNWNSYGFVKKT from the exons ATGAGTTCCAACGACTTTAGGCTGGAGCGGTACGTTGAGTTGTCACCGGAATCCAAAGAAATAGCAGAAAAGGAGTTGAGAGAGACTCCAGAGAGAGTCAAGGAGGCGCTAGAAAAGTTAAGAGAACTCCTCAAGGAAAACACAGACCTCTATTTTGGCGACGACGATGAAACGCTGACGATATTCCTGCGGCCATGCAAGTGGTACCCAGAGAGCGCAATAGCACTG ATGAGGCGCGTGGCGGAGTTCAAGCGCGACAACGCCAGCCTCATCAACGGGCTGCTGCCGGAGCACGAGATGACGGCCTTCCTCGAGCACAAAGTCGTCAACGTGCTGAAGGGCCGCGACCACAAGGGACGTAGAGTCCTCATGGTCAATGTCGGAG GGTCATGGAACACGAAGAAGGTGAACGCGGATCAGCTGTTCCGGCTGTTCTACCTCATCCACGAGGCCGCCATGCTGGAGCCCGAGTCGCAGGTGCGCGGCACCGTCGTCGTCATGGACTTCCACGACATGGGCTGGTCACAG ACGATGGCTCTCTCGCCAGCGTTCTCCAAGCGGCTGCTGACGTTCATCCAGGACGCAATGCCGCTGCGGCTGAAAGAGGTGCACTTCGTCAAGCAACCCAGGATCTTCAGCGTCGTGTGGAAGATGTTCAGCCCCTTCATCAGGGAGAAGTTGCGAGCGAGG ATCTTCTTCCACGGGTCGGACATGGAGTCGTTCCACAAGCACATGGCTCCATCGCACCTGCCCGCGGACTACGGCGGCCAGCTCGACGCCATCGACTACTCCGGCGCGCAGTGGTACCCCGTCATCAACGAGATCCTCCCGCACATCAACAACTGGAACTCCTATGGCTTCGTCAAGAAAACGTAG